One genomic segment of Nocardia spumae includes these proteins:
- a CDS encoding NADH:flavin oxidoreductase, translated as MSHEPLAGPAVHLDELFSEFRAGSLRLRNRFAMAPMTRVQSPDGIPNAENVAYYREHAAGGVGLIVTEGTYVRGPASGPFAAVPRFYGDDSAAGWRAVVEAVHAEGAAIVPQLWHTGVDRGDEPAFEPDLRTVSPSGVDHTGRTVGRALTVADLDTLVDSYVESAVLAQRLGFDGIEMHGAHGYLLDQFFWAATNRRTDEYGGTLRRRAAFPARVVAAVREAVGPDFPIIYRYSQWKGVDYSARIAETPAELEELLTPLVEAGVDLFHTSQRRHWLPEFTEQADDLSLAGWTKKITGLPVVTVGSVGVDSVFRGDRIDETQAQRFRVLREQFERGEFDVVAVGRALLADPEWVNKIRDRRLSEITPFR; from the coding sequence ATGTCACACGAACCCCTCGCCGGGCCCGCCGTCCATCTCGACGAGTTGTTCTCCGAATTCCGCGCGGGGTCGCTGCGGCTGCGGAACAGATTCGCGATGGCGCCGATGACCAGGGTGCAATCACCGGACGGCATTCCGAACGCGGAGAACGTCGCCTACTACCGTGAACACGCCGCCGGCGGGGTGGGGCTGATCGTCACCGAGGGAACCTACGTCCGGGGCCCGGCGTCCGGTCCGTTCGCGGCGGTGCCGCGGTTCTACGGCGACGACAGCGCGGCCGGGTGGCGCGCGGTGGTCGAGGCGGTCCATGCCGAGGGCGCCGCGATCGTTCCGCAGTTGTGGCATACCGGTGTCGACCGGGGCGACGAACCCGCCTTCGAACCGGATCTGCGGACGGTGAGTCCGTCCGGCGTCGATCACACCGGTCGCACGGTGGGGCGGGCGTTGACGGTGGCCGATCTGGACACCCTGGTCGATTCGTACGTGGAGTCGGCGGTCCTGGCCCAGCGGCTGGGATTCGACGGCATCGAAATGCACGGTGCGCACGGGTATCTGCTCGACCAGTTCTTCTGGGCCGCGACCAATCGCCGCACCGATGAGTACGGAGGGACCCTGCGCCGTCGCGCCGCGTTCCCCGCGCGGGTGGTCGCCGCCGTCCGTGAGGCCGTGGGCCCGGACTTCCCGATCATCTACCGCTATTCGCAGTGGAAGGGCGTCGACTACAGCGCCCGGATCGCCGAGACGCCGGCGGAACTCGAGGAGTTACTGACACCGCTGGTCGAAGCCGGTGTCGATCTCTTCCACACCTCGCAGCGGCGGCATTGGCTGCCCGAGTTCACCGAGCAGGCGGACGATCTCAGCCTGGCCGGCTGGACCAAGAAGATCACCGGGCTGCCGGTCGTCACCGTCGGGTCGGTCGGAGTCGACAGCGTCTTTCGCGGCGATCGGATCGACGAGACGCAGGCGCAGCGCTTCCGCGTGCTGCGAGAGCAGTTCGAACGCGGCGAGTTCGATGTCGTCGCGGTGGGCCGGGCCCTGCTCGCCGATCCGGAATGGGTGAACAAGATACGCGATCGACGACTTTCGGAGATCACTCCCTTCCGCTGA
- a CDS encoding formylglycine-generating enzyme family protein: MVPITGGDFAMGCDDFFPEERPVHRVHVGSFLIDAHPVTNAAFRRFVKQTGYVTVAERTPTTEDYPDADPARLTPGGLVFHPTRGPVPLDDWRRWWRYVPGASWRHPLGPGSTLDGLDRHPVTQVCYRDAAAFAAWAGKQLPTEAEWEYAARGGLDSATFAWGDEFEPTGRRMANVWVGAFPWQFHPGRGQRATPGTTVVGTYSPNGYGLFDMTGNVWEWTADPFLSHTPAPACCAPRPPGVEPEAAQRFARHVVKGGSYLCAACYCLRYRPAARQSQTEDTATCHLGFRCVLREDVHRSSLSGRE; the protein is encoded by the coding sequence ATGGTTCCGATCACCGGTGGCGACTTCGCGATGGGCTGCGACGACTTCTTTCCCGAGGAGCGTCCGGTACACCGGGTGCACGTCGGCTCGTTCCTGATCGACGCGCACCCGGTGACCAACGCCGCCTTCCGGCGATTCGTCAAGCAGACCGGCTACGTCACCGTCGCCGAGCGCACGCCCACGACCGAGGACTACCCGGACGCGGATCCGGCGCGGCTGACCCCCGGAGGGCTGGTGTTCCACCCCACCCGGGGGCCGGTGCCGTTGGACGACTGGCGGCGGTGGTGGCGGTATGTGCCCGGCGCGAGCTGGCGTCATCCGCTCGGACCCGGCAGCACCCTCGACGGACTCGACCGCCACCCGGTCACCCAGGTCTGTTACCGGGATGCGGCGGCGTTCGCGGCCTGGGCCGGCAAACAGCTCCCGACAGAGGCCGAATGGGAGTACGCGGCCCGCGGCGGGCTCGACTCGGCCACCTTCGCGTGGGGCGACGAGTTCGAGCCCACCGGGCGGCGCATGGCCAACGTCTGGGTCGGCGCCTTCCCCTGGCAGTTCCATCCGGGTCGGGGACAACGGGCGACACCGGGCACGACCGTGGTCGGCACCTACTCCCCCAACGGCTACGGACTGTTCGATATGACCGGCAACGTCTGGGAGTGGACCGCCGATCCCTTCCTCTCCCACACCCCGGCACCGGCCTGCTGTGCGCCGCGGCCGCCCGGCGTCGAACCCGAAGCGGCGCAACGCTTCGCACGGCATGTCGTCAAGGGCGGCTCGTACTTGTGCGCGGCCTGCTACTGCTTGCGTTACCGCCCGGCGGCCCGCCAGTCGCAGACCGAGGACACCGCCACCTGCCACCTCGGGTTTCGGTGTGTCCTGCGCGAGGACGTCCATCGGTCATCGCTCAGCGGAAGGGAGTGA
- a CDS encoding arylsulfatase produces MGKKFEGHIALDIRDSVADWQPFAEPTAPREAPNVLYLVWDDIGIATWDCYGGLVDMPNMRRIAERGVQFTQFHTTALCSPTRASLLTGRNPTSVGMATIEEFTDGFPSLCGRIPEDTALCSEVLSERGWNTYAVGKWHMTPLEEANLAASKRHWPLGRGFERFYGFLGGEADQWYPNLVYDNHPITQPYAPEDGYHLSKDLADRSIEFIRDTKVIAPDKPWFLYLCPGCGHAPHHVPREWADKYRGRFDMGYEKYREIALANQKRLGLIPGNTELSPMNPYSDATSTDGKPWPMQDTVREWESLTDDEKRLFCRQAEVFAGFLSYTDAQIGRLLDYLEDSGQLDNTIIVAFSDNGASGEGGPNGSANEMKFFNGYIDTIEDSLAKIDELGSPTTYNHYSIGWAMAFNTPYKLYKRYASHEGGIADACLMSWPAGIAARGELRHQYLNVCDITPTVYELLGITPPDTVKNVAQRPLEGVSFRALFDDANADVGKHTQFYSMLGTRAIWHRGWFADAVHAACPSGWGHFEADRWELFHLEHDRSQTNDLAEVHPDRLEEMKALWFSEAEKYGGLPLYDLDIVSVMLRDRPTYAQTRDSAVYYPDIAEVGPGAAIEIRGRSFALLAETTITSPDAQGVLFAHGGRLGGHTLFLQDGRLYYVYNFLGEEEQVIVSDHPVPVGDHILGMRYERRGTRSDNFTPTGEAVLYIDADPVGSFADMRTQPTVFSGVGEGVRVGRDIGQSVSARYRSPFPFTGGSMRQVIEDVSGKPYVDLEMAAAAAFSRD; encoded by the coding sequence ATGGGCAAGAAGTTCGAAGGACATATCGCGCTCGATATCCGGGATTCGGTGGCCGACTGGCAGCCTTTCGCAGAGCCGACCGCGCCGCGGGAGGCACCCAATGTTCTCTATCTGGTGTGGGACGACATCGGAATCGCCACCTGGGACTGTTACGGCGGTCTGGTCGATATGCCGAATATGCGGCGTATCGCCGAGCGTGGCGTCCAGTTCACCCAATTCCACACGACCGCACTGTGTTCGCCCACCCGCGCCTCGCTGCTGACCGGCCGGAATCCGACCTCGGTCGGTATGGCGACCATCGAGGAGTTCACCGACGGATTCCCGAGTCTGTGTGGCCGCATACCCGAGGACACCGCATTGTGCTCGGAGGTCCTGAGCGAGCGCGGGTGGAATACCTACGCCGTCGGCAAATGGCATATGACGCCGTTGGAGGAGGCGAATCTGGCCGCGTCCAAGCGACATTGGCCACTGGGGCGCGGCTTCGAGCGGTTCTACGGCTTCCTGGGCGGTGAAGCCGATCAGTGGTATCCGAATCTGGTCTACGACAACCACCCGATCACCCAGCCGTACGCACCGGAGGACGGATACCACCTGTCGAAGGATCTGGCCGACAGGTCGATCGAGTTCATTCGCGACACGAAGGTCATCGCGCCCGACAAGCCCTGGTTCCTGTACCTGTGCCCGGGATGCGGCCACGCACCGCACCACGTGCCCCGGGAATGGGCCGACAAATACCGCGGCCGATTCGATATGGGCTACGAGAAGTATCGCGAGATCGCGCTCGCGAACCAGAAGCGATTGGGCTTGATACCGGGCAATACCGAATTGTCGCCCATGAATCCCTATTCGGACGCCACCAGTACCGACGGCAAACCCTGGCCGATGCAGGACACCGTGCGGGAATGGGAGTCGCTGACCGATGACGAGAAGCGGCTCTTCTGCCGCCAGGCCGAGGTGTTCGCCGGATTCCTGTCCTACACCGACGCGCAGATCGGCCGGCTGCTCGACTATCTCGAGGACAGCGGCCAACTGGACAACACGATCATCGTCGCCTTCTCCGACAACGGCGCCAGCGGTGAGGGCGGGCCCAACGGATCCGCCAACGAGATGAAGTTCTTCAACGGCTATATCGACACCATCGAGGACAGCCTGGCCAAAATCGACGAATTGGGTTCGCCGACCACCTACAACCACTACAGCATCGGCTGGGCGATGGCGTTCAATACTCCGTACAAGCTCTACAAGCGCTACGCCTCGCACGAGGGCGGCATAGCCGACGCGTGTCTCATGTCGTGGCCGGCCGGGATCGCGGCCCGGGGCGAATTGCGTCACCAATACCTCAACGTCTGCGATATCACCCCCACGGTGTACGAGCTACTCGGTATCACACCTCCGGACACGGTGAAGAACGTCGCGCAACGGCCGTTGGAAGGGGTCAGCTTCCGAGCACTGTTCGACGACGCGAACGCCGATGTCGGCAAGCACACCCAGTTCTATTCGATGCTGGGCACCCGCGCCATCTGGCATCGCGGGTGGTTCGCCGACGCCGTGCACGCGGCATGTCCGTCCGGCTGGGGACATTTCGAGGCCGACCGGTGGGAACTGTTCCACCTCGAACACGACCGCAGCCAGACCAACGATCTGGCCGAGGTTCACCCCGACCGGCTCGAGGAGATGAAGGCGCTGTGGTTCTCCGAAGCCGAGAAATACGGCGGATTACCGCTCTACGACCTCGATATCGTCTCGGTGATGCTGCGCGACCGCCCGACCTACGCCCAAACCCGCGATTCCGCTGTCTACTATCCGGATATCGCCGAAGTGGGACCCGGCGCCGCGATCGAGATCCGGGGCCGATCGTTCGCGCTGCTCGCGGAAACGACCATCACCAGCCCGGACGCGCAGGGGGTACTGTTCGCCCACGGCGGGCGGCTCGGCGGGCACACGCTGTTCCTGCAGGACGGTCGCCTGTACTACGTCTACAACTTTCTCGGTGAAGAGGAGCAGGTGATCGTCTCCGACCACCCGGTGCCGGTCGGCGATCACATCCTCGGTATGCGTTACGAACGCCGCGGCACCCGGTCCGACAATTTCACGCCCACCGGTGAGGCCGTCCTCTACATCGACGCCGATCCGGTGGGATCATTCGCCGATATGCGCACTCAGCCCACCGTCTTCTCCGGCGTCGGAGAAGGCGTCCGGGTCGGACGCGACATCGGTCAGTCCGTGTCCGCCCGCTACCGGTCGCCGTTCCCGTTCACCGGGGGCAGCATGCGTCAGGTCATCGAGGATGTGAGCGGCAAACCGTACGTAGATCTGGAAATGGCCGCCGCCGCGGCATTTTCACGCGATTGA
- a CDS encoding MspA family porin yields MRRPLIVAVTGAAVAALAGSAVWAGNTGLGRAQPPGGDVSGSGLHLTASVDNIGVTPPGDRTPNYLMTFSHATQVSGNYSVTVDGGAVSSGQAVAGFILGCGISVAGGVSVGIEPNQELDLSISPTFTPPSADVAPPGVGAFPGGRSRSTTTTTTTTTAPPSGSVTPPDFSLGPSIGGALGLGEALEGNLGPGEVTTATTATATLDGNTTFPFHLAFNNAALNVSQCASPVSAVPFVSASVSTASGLVQTTAYGDQFTF; encoded by the coding sequence ATGCGACGTCCACTTATCGTCGCCGTGACAGGTGCAGCCGTAGCGGCTTTGGCCGGATCGGCCGTATGGGCCGGTAATACCGGATTGGGCCGGGCACAACCGCCCGGCGGGGACGTTTCCGGCTCGGGTCTTCATCTGACGGCGTCGGTCGACAATATCGGAGTCACCCCGCCCGGCGACCGCACACCGAATTACCTCATGACGTTCTCGCACGCGACGCAGGTGTCGGGAAATTACTCTGTCACTGTGGACGGAGGCGCGGTGTCCTCCGGCCAGGCCGTCGCGGGCTTCATCCTGGGCTGCGGCATCAGTGTGGCCGGCGGAGTCAGTGTCGGCATCGAACCCAACCAGGAACTCGATCTCAGCATCTCCCCGACCTTCACTCCGCCCAGTGCCGATGTCGCCCCACCGGGCGTCGGCGCCTTCCCGGGCGGGCGGAGTCGTTCCACCACGACCACGACGACCACCACCACAGCGCCGCCGAGCGGCAGCGTGACTCCGCCCGATTTCAGCCTCGGACCCAGTATCGGCGGCGCTCTGGGACTCGGCGAAGCGCTGGAAGGAAATCTGGGCCCCGGCGAGGTCACCACGGCGACGACCGCGACCGCGACGCTGGACGGCAACACCACCTTCCCGTTCCACCTCGCCTTCAACAACGCCGCGCTCAACGTCTCCCAGTGCGCGTCCCCGGTATCCGCCGTGCCTTTCGTCTCCGCCTCGGTTTCGACCGCGAGCGGTTTGGTCCAGACCACGGCCTACGGAGACCAGTTCACCTTCTGA
- a CDS encoding VOC family protein has translation MAVDYGPITQIAWVGADIEATERLLSAQFGAGSWTRLPDTHFGPHSCRYRGEPADFTAHISLSYLADMQLELIQPVRGTSIYTEFLDRSGPGLHHVCFEPSDFDAAISEAAAGGLPVIQNGAVGDTMRYAYIDGAAAGVPYIEIAEIGPQMREFYRYVKDHAH, from the coding sequence ATGGCCGTCGACTACGGGCCGATCACCCAGATCGCTTGGGTCGGTGCCGATATCGAGGCCACCGAGCGATTGCTGAGCGCCCAGTTCGGCGCCGGCAGCTGGACACGCCTGCCCGACACCCACTTCGGCCCGCACTCGTGCCGATATCGCGGTGAACCCGCGGATTTCACCGCCCACATCTCGCTGTCGTATCTGGCGGATATGCAACTGGAACTCATCCAGCCCGTGCGGGGCACGAGCATCTACACCGAGTTCCTCGACCGCAGCGGCCCCGGCCTGCACCACGTGTGTTTCGAACCATCGGATTTCGATGCCGCGATATCGGAGGCCGCCGCCGGTGGTCTGCCGGTGATCCAGAACGGAGCCGTCGGTGACACGATGCGCTACGCCTACATCGACGGCGCCGCCGCGGGAGTTCCCTATATCGAGATCGCGGAGATCGGCCCCCAGATGCGCGAGTTCTACCGTTACGTCAAGGATCACGCGCACTGA
- a CDS encoding SDR family NAD(P)-dependent oxidoreductase, translated as MSNMSGKVALVTGASSGLGAEVAKLLAQRGASVFGVARDERRLAATFAATPGGRFTVADISTADACRSVVAQCVETFGRLDALINVAGFHRMRHTREMTDADWEHDLAVNLHGPFHLCRAALPRLLEVGGNIVNVASIAGLEGQAYSAGYCAAKHGLVGLTRALAVEFTADRLRVNAVCPGGMLTPQITDFTLPEGADVNLVMRTASPRGISDPADVAKVVAFLAGDDATAVHGAVYTADNGKTAG; from the coding sequence ATGAGCAATATGTCGGGAAAAGTGGCGTTGGTGACGGGGGCATCGTCCGGACTCGGCGCCGAGGTGGCGAAACTGCTGGCCCAGCGCGGCGCCTCGGTGTTCGGTGTCGCGCGCGACGAGCGGCGACTGGCCGCGACCTTCGCCGCGACCCCCGGCGGCCGGTTCACCGTCGCCGACATCTCCACCGCCGACGCCTGCCGGTCGGTGGTCGCCCAATGCGTCGAGACCTTCGGCCGGCTCGACGCCCTGATCAACGTCGCGGGCTTCCACCGGATGCGCCACACCCGCGAGATGACCGATGCGGACTGGGAGCACGACCTCGCGGTGAATCTGCACGGCCCGTTCCACCTCTGCCGCGCCGCGCTTCCACGGCTGCTCGAGGTCGGCGGCAACATCGTGAACGTGGCATCCATCGCCGGACTCGAGGGTCAGGCGTACTCGGCGGGCTACTGCGCGGCCAAACACGGCCTCGTCGGCCTGACCCGCGCACTGGCGGTCGAATTCACCGCCGATCGGCTGCGTGTCAACGCCGTCTGCCCGGGCGGCATGCTGACCCCGCAGATCACCGATTTCACCCTGCCCGAGGGCGCCGACGTCAACCTCGTCATGCGCACGGCCTCACCCCGTGGCATCAGCGATCCGGCCGATGTGGCGAAGGTGGTCGCATTTCTCGCCGGCGACGATGCCACCGCGGTCCACGGCGCCGTCTACACGGCCGACAACGGCAAGACCGCCGGCTGA
- a CDS encoding TetR/AcrR family transcriptional regulator, with product MSDHVRPHDSRERLLLAAEQLYAERGPGVSLRDIAVAAGQRNNSAVNYYFGSRDGLVEFVVDRRTTAMEDKRTLLLAAATGTDPDLPALVRILVEPMLTVPYEQGSTHYARFLEQVRAHPVIVDWLRGDRQWSATKKVTDLIARHLDHLPARARGRRIAATSTVLFALAADRERAVAAGRSALSADEIVAILIGALRADVATVRPSRG from the coding sequence GTGAGCGACCATGTCCGCCCGCACGATTCACGTGAACGGCTGCTGCTCGCCGCCGAGCAGTTGTACGCCGAACGCGGTCCCGGCGTCTCCCTGCGCGATATCGCGGTGGCGGCGGGCCAGCGCAACAACTCGGCGGTCAACTACTACTTCGGATCTCGCGACGGTCTGGTGGAATTCGTGGTCGATCGGCGCACCACCGCCATGGAGGACAAGCGCACGCTACTGCTGGCCGCCGCCACCGGAACCGACCCCGATCTGCCCGCACTCGTGCGCATCCTGGTCGAGCCGATGTTGACCGTCCCCTACGAGCAGGGCTCGACCCACTACGCCCGGTTTCTGGAACAGGTCCGGGCTCATCCGGTGATCGTCGATTGGCTGCGTGGTGATCGGCAGTGGTCGGCGACCAAGAAGGTCACCGATCTCATCGCTCGCCACCTCGACCATCTGCCGGCGCGGGCGCGGGGCCGGCGCATCGCGGCCACCAGCACGGTGCTGTTCGCCCTCGCGGCCGATCGTGAGCGTGCCGTGGCCGCCGGCCGGTCGGCCCTGAGCGCCGACGAGATCGTCGCGATTCTCATCGGCGCGCTACGAGCCGATGTCGCGACGGTGCGGCCGAGCCGGGGCTGA
- a CDS encoding nuclear transport factor 2 family protein, which yields MFDEEQFQQALRQPRLSKPAPELLNSNRSVPIRAIPEAELQAGTLQWFGEFERKLEAYGKLGVDLSWVMQWAKKYWWSFLVRDMSVNDELYAQDVRYTDVTTFGRTIVGIDEFVKYNFAFFDAIPDWRYDPLPNQVYLDVTPEGNVRTVIRYIGSGHWTGPLRLYPYDESAPVIHGNGRFIQCPAVDRYHFNADGLMEEGETLYDFLDATQRGGILPRDDSWQFRTLMAASKIPALLSRFGITTR from the coding sequence ATGTTCGATGAGGAACAGTTTCAGCAGGCTCTGCGGCAGCCGCGGCTGTCGAAACCGGCGCCGGAGTTACTGAACTCCAATCGCTCCGTGCCGATCCGCGCGATCCCGGAGGCGGAGCTGCAGGCCGGCACCCTGCAGTGGTTCGGGGAGTTCGAACGCAAGCTGGAGGCCTACGGCAAGCTCGGCGTCGATCTGAGCTGGGTGATGCAGTGGGCCAAGAAGTACTGGTGGAGCTTCCTGGTACGGGATATGAGCGTCAACGACGAGCTGTACGCCCAGGACGTGCGCTACACCGATGTGACGACCTTCGGCCGCACCATCGTCGGCATCGACGAATTCGTGAAATACAACTTCGCGTTCTTCGACGCGATCCCCGACTGGCGCTACGACCCGCTGCCGAATCAGGTGTATCTGGATGTGACGCCGGAAGGCAACGTGCGCACCGTCATTCGGTACATCGGCAGCGGGCACTGGACCGGTCCGCTGCGGCTGTACCCGTACGACGAATCCGCGCCGGTGATCCACGGCAACGGCCGCTTCATCCAATGCCCCGCCGTGGACCGCTACCACTTCAACGCCGACGGGCTGATGGAGGAGGGCGAAACTCTCTACGATTTCCTCGACGCGACCCAGCGCGGCGGCATTCTGCCCCGCGACGACAGCTGGCAGTTCCGCACCCTGATGGCCGCCTCCAAGATCCCCGCGCTGTTGTCCCGGTTCGGGATCACCACGCGGTGA
- a CDS encoding TetR/AcrR family transcriptional regulator, with protein sequence MTAASKLWRGQTLQDRSEERREQLLDCAFDLLGTAGAGAVTMRAVVRRANLSPRYFYESFDNREVLIIAVYDRVEAGLRDRLAAIAPGCDPHAAIRAALETCADFFDEDPRRARVLLRESLADDDLRRHITQRAPAVIRALAPLLGAGADRLFASSDATLATIGTALAGALTSVYLEWTDGHLVIERDRLVDTAVGIVVALLGLAR encoded by the coding sequence GTGACCGCCGCATCCAAACTCTGGCGGGGCCAGACGCTGCAGGATCGATCCGAGGAACGCCGGGAGCAACTGCTCGACTGCGCGTTCGATCTGCTGGGCACCGCTGGTGCCGGCGCGGTCACCATGCGCGCGGTGGTGCGCCGGGCCAATCTGAGCCCGCGCTACTTCTACGAGAGTTTCGACAACCGCGAGGTTTTGATCATCGCGGTATACGACCGCGTCGAGGCCGGCCTGCGTGATCGGCTCGCGGCCATCGCGCCGGGCTGCGATCCGCACGCCGCCATCCGGGCCGCGCTGGAAACCTGCGCCGATTTCTTCGACGAGGACCCTCGCCGGGCGCGAGTGCTGCTGCGGGAATCGCTGGCCGACGACGATCTGCGCCGCCACATCACCCAGCGCGCCCCCGCTGTGATCCGCGCGCTGGCGCCGCTGCTCGGTGCGGGGGCCGACCGTCTGTTCGCCAGCAGCGACGCGACCCTGGCCACGATCGGCACCGCGCTGGCCGGGGCGCTCACCTCGGTCTATCTGGAATGGACGGACGGGCACCTGGTGATCGAACGCGACCGGCTGGTGGATACCGCGGTGGGGATCGTGGTCGCGCTGCTCGGCCTCGCTCGGTGA
- a CDS encoding SRPBCC family protein, which yields MSSSHPSNRSQRRSGSRGRAALAAAAAATIIGATGAPALADAPAPDPTPLTCGGQTIDRAAPIHYRTEGVIAAPVDTVWNLQTDVARWPSWQAPVTSMRRLDDGPLQPNSRFRWTTPAPATATTPATTLTITSTVRQLEPNRCLRWTGPAVGDGMSIDGGTHVWTFTPVPGGTLVRTEENWNGAQVEADVATSTRFLGAGLEAWISDLRKAAETPHR from the coding sequence ATGTCCAGCAGCCACCCCTCGAATCGCTCGCAGCGCAGGTCCGGATCGCGTGGCAGGGCCGCACTGGCCGCGGCGGCCGCGGCCACGATCATCGGCGCGACCGGGGCGCCCGCCCTGGCCGACGCTCCCGCGCCGGACCCGACGCCACTCACCTGCGGCGGACAGACCATCGATCGCGCGGCGCCGATCCACTACCGCACCGAAGGCGTCATCGCCGCACCGGTCGACACCGTCTGGAATCTGCAGACCGACGTGGCCCGCTGGCCGTCCTGGCAGGCCCCGGTCACCAGCATGCGACGCCTGGACGACGGCCCCCTCCAACCGAACTCACGGTTCCGATGGACCACACCCGCCCCGGCGACCGCCACCACACCGGCGACCACCCTCACCATCACCTCCACCGTCCGGCAACTCGAGCCGAATCGGTGCCTCCGCTGGACCGGACCGGCCGTCGGCGACGGCATGAGCATCGACGGCGGAACCCACGTCTGGACCTTCACCCCCGTCCCGGGCGGCACGCTCGTACGCACCGAGGAGAACTGGAACGGCGCCCAGGTCGAGGCCGATGTCGCGACCTCCACCCGGTTTCTGGGCGCGGGACTCGAAGCGTGGATCTCCGACCTGCGCAAGGCCGCGGAAACACCCCACCGATAA
- a CDS encoding TetR/AcrR family transcriptional regulator yields MTEPLARKPRERYREQVRAEIKQCAWEQIATAGASALSLNAIAKRMGMSGPALYRYFTGRDELITELVRDAYRSLADALRTARERGADLTGLAVALRDWALADPQRYFLIYGTPVPGYRAPGDTVEISDRIMSVLVEACAELPREGPVTAFDTHLDDHRRWAGDRPEAAAVLHRAISVWTRLHGVLSLELAGHFAGMRFDPALLYDAELNSVVKQ; encoded by the coding sequence ATGACCGAACCGCTGGCACGGAAACCGCGGGAGCGCTACCGGGAACAGGTGCGCGCGGAGATCAAGCAGTGCGCGTGGGAACAGATCGCGACGGCGGGTGCCTCCGCACTGTCGCTCAACGCGATCGCGAAGCGGATGGGTATGAGCGGCCCCGCGCTGTACCGGTACTTCACCGGTCGGGACGAACTGATCACCGAACTGGTCCGCGACGCCTACCGAAGCCTCGCCGATGCGCTGCGCACGGCGCGGGAACGGGGTGCGGACCTGACGGGATTGGCTGTCGCGCTGCGCGATTGGGCTCTGGCCGATCCGCAGCGGTACTTCCTGATCTACGGCACCCCGGTGCCCGGGTATCGCGCCCCGGGCGACACCGTCGAGATCTCCGATCGGATCATGTCCGTCCTGGTCGAAGCCTGTGCCGAGCTGCCGCGTGAGGGACCGGTGACAGCATTCGACACCCACCTCGACGACCATCGTCGCTGGGCGGGTGACCGTCCGGAAGCCGCGGCGGTGTTACATCGGGCGATATCGGTGTGGACCCGGCTGCACGGTGTGCTGTCGCTCGAGCTGGCGGGGCACTTCGCCGGTATGCGGTTCGACCCCGCGCTGCTGTACGACGCGGAGCTGAATTCCGTTGTAAAGCAGTAG
- a CDS encoding SigB/SigF/SigG family RNA polymerase sigma factor yields the protein MTPQAMPDTPPRARHGPDSYDNIEPWFDKLAGFDPDDPHREATRGEIVRLCLPLADHIARRFTGRGENYDDLHQVASLGLVLAVDRYDVSRGSSFLSFAIPTMMGEVRRYFRDGTWATRVPRRLKELRTLLGPATDRLAQRLGRMPTARELSTELDTDIVDVTQAMVAGNAYRSDSLDEMIAADENETYPVPAGLGAEEHCYELTEDAMAVRPLIAELPTRERRILIMRFFESRTQAQIARALNISQMQVSRILMRTLRRLHDRALPDEAGVAAQPRPGRIR from the coding sequence ATGACACCGCAAGCGATGCCCGATACTCCGCCCCGGGCCCGGCACGGCCCCGACAGCTACGACAACATCGAGCCCTGGTTCGACAAATTGGCCGGATTCGACCCCGATGACCCCCATCGCGAAGCGACTCGTGGCGAAATCGTCCGCCTCTGCTTGCCACTGGCCGACCACATCGCCCGCCGCTTCACCGGCCGTGGCGAGAACTACGACGACCTCCATCAGGTCGCCTCACTCGGCCTCGTACTCGCCGTCGATCGCTACGACGTCAGCCGCGGTAGCTCGTTCCTGTCGTTCGCGATCCCCACCATGATGGGTGAGGTGCGCCGCTACTTCCGCGACGGCACCTGGGCCACCCGAGTCCCGCGCCGCCTCAAGGAGTTGCGCACACTGCTGGGCCCCGCCACCGACCGGCTCGCTCAGCGGCTCGGCCGCATGCCCACCGCACGGGAGCTGTCCACCGAACTCGACACCGACATCGTCGATGTCACCCAGGCCATGGTCGCCGGAAACGCCTACCGGTCGGACTCCCTGGACGAGATGATCGCCGCCGACGAGAACGAGACCTACCCTGTCCCGGCCGGCCTCGGCGCCGAGGAACACTGCTACGAACTCACCGAGGATGCGATGGCGGTCCGGCCGCTGATCGCCGAGCTGCCCACGCGGGAACGCCGAATCCTGATCATGCGGTTCTTCGAATCTCGCACCCAGGCCCAGATCGCGCGAGCACTGAACATCTCCCAGATGCAGGTGTCGCGCATCCTGATGCGCACCTTGCGCCGACTCCACGATCGAGCTCTGCCCGACGAAGCGGGCGTCGCGGCACAACCGCGACCGGGGCGCATCCGGTAG